One window from the genome of Hydra vulgaris chromosome 02, alternate assembly HydraT2T_AEP encodes:
- the LOC136075888 gene encoding uncharacterized protein LOC136075888 has translation MFVRWQKTKSNSFGIGNGVRQGSIFSPLLLNFYIQDLISSISNLRIGCNIGGIFMNVLAYADDMVLIAPSWFSLQKLISFTNKESSLINMFFNTKKTVCMVFNPTQKSKVISNSFPELCVSGCEIAFFESFKYLGHIIKNDLTADLDIIKEVKGLYTRTNILIRRFHLCSTRVKVKLFKAYCICLYGDSLWQNYNDKTMARLQYCYNKCAKMFFGYNKYDSTSYMLLEFRLPSFHTIILNYRHAFRKQLMACTLVNHSMNSVNQSLK, from the coding sequence ATGTTTGTTCGATGGCagaaaacaaaatcaaacagTTTTGGAATTGGGAATGGGGTTCGTCAAGGAAGTATATTTTCACCACTTCTACTTAACTTTTACATACAAGATTTGATTTCATCAATATCAAACCTTCGTATTGGATGTAATATAGGTGGTATATTCATGAATGTGTTGGCCTATGCTGATGATATGGTTCTAATTGCGCCTTCTTGGTTTTCTCTTCAGAAACTAATTAGCTTTACAAATAAGGAATCTTCCTTAATTAACATGTTCTTTAATACCAAGAAAACTGTATGTATGGTGTTTAATCCAActcaaaaatcaaaagttatatcaAACTCCTTCCCAGAATTATGCGTGTCAGGATGtgaaattgctttttttgaatctttcaaATACCTTggtcatataattaaaaatgaccttACCGCTGATCTTGATATAATCAAAGAGGTAAAGGGCCTTTACACACGTACAAATATCTTAATTAGACGCTTTCATTTATGTTCCACCAGAGTGAAGGTTAAACTCTTTAAAGCATATTGCATTTGTTTATATGGTGATTCTTTGTggcaaaattataatgataaaacaatggcACGCCTTCAGTATTGCTACAACAAATGTGCTAAAATGTTTTTCGGATACAACAAATATGATAGTACATCTTACATGCTTTTAGAGTTCAGATTACCATCTTTTCATACAATTATCTTAAACTATAGACATGCTTTTCGTAAACAGTTGATGGCTTGTACCTTGGTGAACCACTCAATGAATTCAgttaatcaaagtttaaaataa